TGTTGGAGAAATCTTAACCCTGTGTGGCTTCTGGTTACACGGCTCTTATCTTTCATTATTATGGCTCGTTTTCTGGCTTGTGCCATCCAGGTGCACGGAAAAATAATGTTTTTGTATTACACTGAGTATgttttccttctccttctccttcatatAATATTTTGTGAAGCAATGGATAAACTATTTACAATGCAGTTTATATTCACTGCAATTGCAATGATCTAATTGTGCTTTTTGTGAGTGATATGTAGGGGGACCTTTATATTAGTCATCATCTATTTCGCGGTATGTGTGGCCGTCTAACATTTTCTGTACTTCTGGATTAATGAGCAAGTTCCAGAACCTAACATTTATTTTTGCATATAGCTTGGCACAATAACATCAGCACAAGGATGTTGGGAGAACTCGAGGAAACCTGTCAACGAAAACAATGGAAGAAATTGTTCGGTAGGAACGAATATTGCAGAGAGTAGTAAATCCAAAACAACCATAAGTTTTTGGGCAAACAAAGTCAGAGCTACGGTCAAAGTGCAGAGTTACCATGAGCAGGACGCCGTCAAGGAAATTGCTGGATTTTGGGGATATCTGATGCAAACAGTCTATCAGGTTAGCCTGCCTAAACGTTTTTTTCCATGGAAATACATTTTTGCTTAGCAAGCTAACTAGGTGGTTTTGCTTCAAAACTGGTGCCAACCTTTCTCTTGTCAGACTTGTGCAGGAGCTGTGGTCCTCACAGATATCGTCTTTTGGTTTCTTATAGTCCCATTTCTCTCCATTGAAAGGGTCAAATTGAACTTGGTGAGATTGCTAAATCCTTGTTGAGAAGTTAAGATTAACATATTATAGTGCTGCACACCCTAAACCTCCTTATCTAGGAAGTATGTAGTTTTTGCAAGAGCTGCACTTTGCATAGATTTGACTCCAATTGATCACCTTTGAGTTCTGCATCATGCAAGAGCTAATGCAGTAATCCTACAACtc
This portion of the Papaver somniferum cultivar HN1 chromosome 11, ASM357369v1, whole genome shotgun sequence genome encodes:
- the LOC113325025 gene encoding uncharacterized protein LOC113325025; its protein translation is MEMSVQSGRILIMGTFILVIIYFALGTITSAQGCWENSRKPVNENNGRNCSVGTNIAESSKSKTTISFWANKVRATVKVQSYHEQDAVKEIAGFWGYLMQTVYQTCAGAVVLTDIVFWFLIVPFLSIERVKLNLLMGCMHSLNAVFLLIDAALNSLPFPWFRLAYFILFSSTYVIFQWVIHACGVSWWPYPLLDLSIPWAPLWYFL